One window from the genome of Candidatus Leptovillus gracilis encodes:
- a CDS encoding Fic family protein, whose product MKPFNPQYVISPHLLSLIKQIALLVHDLNQQAVPDVVFLEMQTAARAMSTYASTSIEGNPLPLTEVKRLLKQRPTHMRQSEQEVVNYNRVLSQLNQQLDVPFTAVLIQQIQAGVMADLLPPHQLGQWRREAVVVYDPRSQEIVYLPPNYEDVPRLMAALVAFVEENRERLDPLLLAGLFHKQMVVIHPFMDGNGRGTRLATKLLLAGLGLNTFNLFSFENYYNQNVTRYFQHVGLFGDYNELAPQLDFTPWLVYFAEGILDELRRVQKQIQQTQLSPATRLQPYHQQILAYIDEHGFITDKDYGQLTDRAKATRTSDFNKLIDLGLITRQGRGRATHYRRPPNRAEM is encoded by the coding sequence ATGAAGCCGTTTAATCCCCAATACGTTATCTCACCCCATCTGCTCAGCCTGATCAAACAGATCGCCCTGCTGGTACACGACCTCAATCAACAGGCCGTCCCCGATGTCGTCTTTCTGGAGATGCAAACAGCCGCGCGAGCCATGTCCACCTACGCTTCAACCAGCATCGAAGGCAACCCGCTGCCCCTGACCGAAGTGAAGCGGCTGCTCAAGCAGCGGCCGACGCACATGCGGCAGAGCGAGCAAGAGGTGGTCAACTACAATCGCGTCTTGAGTCAGCTAAACCAACAACTGGATGTCCCATTTACGGCCGTTCTCATCCAACAAATTCAAGCCGGGGTGATGGCCGATTTACTGCCCCCTCATCAACTGGGTCAGTGGCGGCGCGAAGCTGTCGTCGTCTACGATCCCCGCAGCCAGGAGATCGTCTATCTCCCGCCCAATTACGAAGACGTGCCCCGGCTGATGGCCGCGCTTGTCGCCTTTGTGGAGGAAAACCGCGAACGGCTGGACCCGCTGCTGCTGGCGGGACTGTTTCATAAACAAATGGTGGTGATTCACCCGTTTATGGATGGCAACGGCCGTGGCACGCGGCTGGCGACCAAACTGCTGCTGGCGGGGTTAGGGCTTAACACCTTCAACCTCTTTAGCTTTGAGAATTATTACAACCAAAACGTCACCCGCTATTTCCAACATGTAGGACTGTTTGGCGATTACAACGAGCTAGCCCCCCAGCTCGATTTCACACCCTGGCTTGTCTACTTTGCCGAAGGCATTCTAGACGAACTGCGGCGGGTGCAAAAGCAGATTCAGCAGACACAGCTATCGCCGGCAACCAGACTCCAGCCCTATCACCAACAAATTTTGGCCTATATTGACGAACATGGCTTCATCACCGACAAAGATTATGGGCAGCTAACGGACAGGGCCAAAGCAACGCGCACAAGCGATTTTAATAAGTTGATTGATTTGGGTCTGATCACGCGGCAGGGTAGGGGGCGCGCCACCCATTACCGCCGCCCGCCTAACCGCGCCGAGATGTAA
- a CDS encoding DEAD/DEAH box helicase, giving the protein MDVFNLRRQLIDDYSAYIGSFIQINDKRIQQHVYDELQAGVLWPDPLIQLNPTFEPGAWIDDLVTTGVLHPRGHDIFRLKADKDGHDSKPLRLHKHQTEAIAAAQSGDNYVLTTGTGSGKSLAYIIPIVNHILKRGSGKGIQAIVIYPMNALANSQFNELEKFLGRGFDKPPVTFRRYTGQESSDERQDIIAHPPDIILTNYVMLELLMTRPFERDLIKAAKGLQFLVLDELHTYRGRQGADVAMLVRRVRDVCDSPQMQVIGTSATLAEGGDFATQQQTIAEVATLLFGAPVKPGRIIGETLRRATADRALDDPTFIQALRSDGRGDPPSLLPIPYPLSPTKPSSPTRWPSGLRRLLGWRQSRATAVCAAPNPCLSPAKTGPPNSWPP; this is encoded by the coding sequence ATGGACGTTTTCAACCTCCGCCGCCAACTGATTGACGACTACAGCGCCTACATCGGCAGCTTCATTCAAATCAACGATAAGCGCATCCAACAGCATGTCTACGACGAACTGCAAGCCGGTGTCCTCTGGCCGGACCCCCTTATTCAACTCAATCCCACCTTTGAACCGGGGGCATGGATTGATGATCTGGTCACAACCGGCGTGCTGCACCCCCGCGGCCACGACATCTTCCGCCTCAAAGCCGACAAAGACGGCCATGACAGCAAACCGCTGCGCCTCCACAAGCACCAGACCGAGGCCATCGCCGCCGCGCAATCGGGCGACAATTACGTCCTGACCACCGGCACCGGTTCCGGCAAAAGCCTGGCCTACATCATTCCCATCGTCAACCACATCCTCAAGCGAGGCAGCGGCAAGGGCATTCAGGCCATTGTCATTTATCCCATGAACGCCCTCGCCAACAGCCAGTTTAACGAACTGGAGAAGTTCCTGGGACGTGGCTTTGACAAACCACCTGTCACCTTTCGCCGTTATACCGGGCAAGAATCCAGCGACGAGCGGCAGGATATCATCGCCCACCCCCCGGACATCATCCTCACCAACTATGTCATGCTGGAATTGCTGATGACACGGCCGTTTGAGCGTGACCTCATCAAGGCGGCCAAAGGGCTGCAATTCCTGGTCCTCGACGAACTGCACACCTACCGCGGACGGCAGGGAGCCGATGTTGCCATGCTCGTCCGCCGCGTGCGGGATGTCTGCGACAGTCCCCAGATGCAGGTGATCGGCACTTCGGCGACGCTGGCCGAGGGCGGCGATTTCGCCACCCAGCAGCAAACGATTGCCGAAGTCGCTACCCTACTCTTTGGCGCGCCGGTCAAACCAGGCCGGATCATCGGCGAAACGCTGCGCCGGGCCACCGCCGACCGCGCCCTCGATGACCCGACGTTTATTCAGGCGTTGCGCAGCGATGGGAGGGGAGACCCCCCCTCCCTACTCCCCATTCCCTATCCCCTATCCCCTACGAAACCTTCGTCGCCGACCCGCTGGCCGTCTGGATTGAGACGACTTTTGGGCTGGAGACAGAGCCGGGCAACGGCCGTCTGCGCCGCGCCAAACCCCTGTCTATCACCGGCGAAAACGGGGCCGCCGAACAGTTGGCCGCCCTGA